One Calditrichota bacterium DNA segment encodes these proteins:
- a CDS encoding PAS domain S-box protein, with product MKSSVNDLLSLFVKLSQMEDTERVIAAFVSTINSFHSDFSITFCQEADGTKIDSFMPIKTDQSSFGFFRINGDAAQISPQFPALLKDAVQLLASILQKIDEEKLTKKRTKQVRTDKIKYNQLIQLTREGIWVIDGEAKTTFVNPSMAEMLGYKQEEMIGKRLFDFTDDEHAAILREKLERRKKEIKGRHDFEFQKKDGSKLLVTLDYAPILDEKGNYQGAIASVIDITERKNIENSLWLSEIRFRLFFENQANYCYMVSPDGKILDVNQTACRRLGYRKEELVGKPILSIYTPKSKQKARELFEIWRKTGVLKDEELQIQTKSGEKRSVILNVNSVTDANNKIIHSISVQQDITEQTQIHRNLLKLTVLADTLTDFPPDQDIYDFLGENVHDLIQSGIVVINLFDSESVALRVHGIFGLSPSLRKKTEQIFGKKLSDFNFSDFSPKVLDGFRTGKLVTLKCGMYDALMKQIPEEVCKKAEEVCQITGAHVVGIRKKDVIYGNVTIFSFANSLLLNDIIETFVNQVANTISRIESEKELRISRQRLALALESAGIGLWDQDFVTGKVFRSKEWAEMLGYSLKEIESRIEPWYNLIHPDDLKEVEKITELHESGKIPHIKIEHRMRAKDGEWRWIQNWGRIVERDKKGRPLRAVGTHIDITERKLIELELLQSKTRLETIFENAPVGIWFMNADNSGFRANKKFYEITGEKPSGQPDKYPTGKVHPEDYDEILKIFYQSIEGKATFHRQFRLLRPDGEVRHVLGQILPQRTPEGETLGFIATITDITEQLQAQVALQEREATLSSIFRSAPIGIGLVSDRVFLQVNDHFCEMVGYARDELIGQNARMIYPSQEEFERAGKEKYEQIQQSGKGTIETQFRTKQGKILDVLISSSAIDLSDLEKGVTFTVMDITESKRAERELRQSEQHYRSLVETIPDIVLIFDKNFRIQFASPSLENQTGYSISDIEKHDRGLEFVYSDDAPIIIEKMKNFVKSPLDISLPIEFRIKDKRGKIHWYSSVVARTEFYGELAFLLIARDISVNKEIEMKLRESERQFATFMDELPAGVFIKDKNSVILYVNKYMTDVFDARHWLGKDCYKLFPKPVSNKMRADDLKTLAQGLLQTIETLPDKEGTPRIFETRKFVIQRETEEPLIGGVSMDITDRVQSEEALIASERKYRALFSSLNEGVALHEIIYDKSGKAVDYRILDVNPAFEKLIGIPRDQANGELASKLYQMEPPPFLAVYARVSETRKPLIFENFFETMRKHFIVAVFSPQKGQFATAFLDITEAKEAEKALRENEERFRLIVQNIPVMVDAFDEKEKIVFWNKECEHVTGFSAKEIVGNPNALNLLYPDKKYLHSLLKEWKERRNQFSGWEMTLTTKSGEERVISWHNISAEVPIPGWTSWSIGIDITEQKHAEAQVKKYTENLEKMVAERTRELEEKTNKLEESQKALTYLLEDVNESRNQFENLNVRLQEANQDLESFAYSVSHDLRAPLRHIDGFSRMLLEQFKDNLEQPAQHYLENISDAAQQMAQLIESLLQFSRMGRVSMNLKKVAMNAVINNVLDNLKFVTEQRKIKWQIDPLPEPECDEMLIRQVWVNLISNALKFTRRRRIAKIEISCQEEADQFVFSIRDNGVGFNMKFADKLFGVFQRLHSKKDFEGIGIGLANVKRIVQRHGGKIWAQAKVNKGATFYFTLPKTGKGSSE from the coding sequence ATGAAATCATCCGTAAATGATTTGCTTTCCTTGTTTGTAAAATTATCGCAAATGGAGGATACTGAACGCGTCATTGCCGCGTTTGTTAGCACGATCAATTCTTTTCACTCTGATTTTTCAATCACGTTTTGCCAGGAAGCTGACGGGACAAAAATTGATTCGTTCATGCCCATCAAAACCGATCAGTCCTCTTTCGGATTTTTCCGAATTAACGGAGATGCCGCACAGATTTCCCCACAATTTCCCGCTTTGTTGAAAGACGCAGTACAGCTTCTCGCGAGCATTTTGCAAAAAATTGACGAGGAAAAATTGACAAAAAAGCGAACCAAACAAGTTCGCACCGATAAAATAAAATACAATCAATTGATTCAATTAACCCGGGAAGGCATCTGGGTCATCGACGGGGAGGCAAAAACGACATTCGTCAATCCCAGCATGGCTGAAATGCTCGGTTACAAGCAGGAAGAAATGATTGGCAAACGCCTTTTTGATTTTACGGATGACGAACACGCTGCAATTCTTCGGGAAAAACTGGAGCGGCGCAAAAAAGAAATCAAAGGCCGACATGATTTTGAATTTCAAAAAAAAGATGGCAGCAAGCTGTTGGTGACATTGGACTACGCGCCAATTTTAGACGAAAAGGGAAACTATCAGGGAGCGATTGCCAGCGTCATTGACATTACTGAAAGAAAAAATATTGAAAATTCCTTATGGCTATCTGAAATAAGATTTCGGTTGTTTTTTGAAAATCAGGCGAATTATTGTTACATGGTTTCGCCGGATGGAAAAATATTAGATGTCAATCAGACAGCTTGTCGGAGACTTGGTTACAGAAAAGAAGAGCTCGTCGGAAAACCGATTCTCTCGATTTATACTCCGAAAAGTAAACAAAAAGCCAGAGAGCTATTCGAAATATGGAGAAAAACCGGCGTTCTAAAAGATGAAGAGTTACAAATTCAAACAAAATCCGGAGAAAAAAGGTCTGTCATTCTAAACGTTAATTCGGTCACAGATGCAAATAACAAAATAATTCACTCCATTTCGGTACAGCAAGACATTACCGAGCAAACTCAAATTCACCGAAACTTATTGAAATTAACGGTGTTAGCAGACACACTCACTGATTTTCCGCCGGATCAGGATATTTATGATTTCCTCGGTGAAAACGTACATGACCTCATTCAGTCCGGCATTGTCGTGATCAATCTTTTTGATTCGGAAAGCGTCGCTTTGCGCGTTCACGGTATCTTTGGTCTGTCGCCGTCGCTTCGCAAAAAAACCGAGCAAATTTTTGGCAAAAAGCTATCGGATTTTAATTTTTCAGATTTTTCACCAAAAGTTCTCGACGGATTTCGAACAGGAAAATTAGTCACGCTCAAATGCGGCATGTACGATGCATTGATGAAACAAATTCCTGAAGAAGTGTGCAAAAAGGCAGAAGAGGTGTGCCAGATAACAGGCGCCCACGTGGTCGGCATCCGCAAAAAAGATGTCATTTACGGTAACGTGACAATTTTTTCTTTTGCCAATTCTCTTCTGCTTAACGACATCATCGAAACTTTCGTCAACCAGGTCGCGAATACCATCAGCCGTATCGAATCTGAAAAAGAGCTGAGAATTAGCCGACAGCGATTAGCATTGGCTCTGGAGAGTGCCGGAATTGGCCTCTGGGATCAGGATTTTGTGACCGGGAAAGTGTTTCGCAGTAAAGAATGGGCGGAAATGCTGGGTTATTCCCTCAAAGAAATCGAGAGCAGAATCGAGCCCTGGTACAACTTGATTCATCCTGATGATTTGAAAGAAGTGGAAAAAATCACTGAATTGCATGAATCAGGAAAAATACCGCACATTAAAATCGAACATCGCATGCGCGCCAAAGACGGTGAATGGCGCTGGATACAAAATTGGGGCAGAATTGTCGAGCGGGACAAAAAAGGGAGACCGCTGCGCGCAGTAGGAACTCATATTGACATCACAGAACGAAAACTCATCGAACTTGAGCTCCTGCAAAGCAAGACGCGGCTGGAGACTATTTTTGAAAATGCCCCGGTCGGAATTTGGTTCATGAATGCCGATAACAGCGGATTTCGAGCGAATAAAAAATTTTATGAAATCACCGGCGAAAAGCCGAGCGGTCAACCAGACAAATATCCTACCGGCAAAGTTCATCCGGAAGATTACGATGAAATACTTAAAATTTTTTACCAGTCCATTGAGGGCAAAGCCACTTTTCACCGCCAATTTCGCTTGTTGCGTCCTGACGGAGAAGTGCGTCATGTACTGGGGCAAATTCTCCCGCAACGCACGCCAGAAGGCGAAACGCTGGGATTCATTGCGACCATCACCGACATCACCGAGCAATTGCAGGCACAAGTTGCTTTGCAAGAACGAGAGGCGACTTTGAGCAGCATTTTCCGCTCTGCGCCAATCGGCATCGGCTTGGTCAGCGACAGAGTTTTTCTGCAGGTGAATGACCATTTTTGTGAAATGGTAGGCTACGCGCGGGACGAACTGATCGGACAAAACGCGCGCATGATCTATCCCTCGCAAGAAGAATTTGAAAGAGCCGGGAAAGAAAAATATGAGCAAATTCAACAGTCGGGGAAAGGTACCATTGAAACTCAGTTTCGAACCAAACAAGGGAAAATACTCGACGTGTTGATCAGTTCATCGGCGATTGACTTGTCCGATCTGGAAAAAGGCGTTACTTTTACTGTGATGGATATCACGGAAAGCAAGCGTGCGGAACGGGAATTAAGACAAAGCGAGCAACATTATCGGTCGCTTGTGGAAACTATTCCGGATATTGTGTTGATTTTTGATAAAAATTTCAGAATTCAGTTTGCCAGTCCTTCGCTGGAAAATCAGACCGGCTATTCGATCAGTGACATTGAAAAACATGACCGCGGATTAGAGTTTGTCTATTCCGATGATGCGCCGATAATAATAGAAAAAATGAAAAATTTCGTCAAAAGCCCGTTAGATATTTCACTTCCGATCGAATTTCGGATTAAGGATAAAAGAGGAAAAATTCATTGGTATTCCTCGGTAGTTGCTCGCACCGAATTTTACGGCGAGCTTGCCTTTTTGCTGATTGCGCGCGACATTTCTGTCAACAAAGAAATTGAGATGAAACTCCGCGAGAGTGAGCGCCAGTTTGCCACTTTTATGGACGAGTTACCGGCCGGAGTTTTCATCAAAGATAAAAATAGTGTCATTCTTTATGTGAATAAATATATGACCGATGTATTTGATGCCAGACATTGGCTCGGAAAAGACTGTTACAAATTATTTCCCAAGCCCGTGAGTAACAAAATGCGTGCAGATGATTTGAAGACTCTGGCACAAGGATTGCTTCAGACGATTGAAACTCTCCCTGATAAAGAAGGGACACCGCGAATTTTTGAAACAAGAAAATTTGTTATCCAAAGGGAAACGGAAGAGCCCCTGATAGGCGGCGTTTCTATGGATATTACTGACAGAGTTCAATCTGAAGAGGCGCTGATCGCCAGCGAGCGCAAATATCGCGCCTTGTTCAGTTCGCTCAATGAAGGAGTTGCTCTGCACGAAATTATTTACGACAAAAGCGGCAAGGCAGTGGACTATCGTATTTTAGATGTCAATCCGGCGTTCGAAAAACTCATCGGAATTCCTAGGGATCAGGCGAATGGGGAATTAGCTTCAAAACTTTATCAAATGGAGCCGCCGCCGTTTCTCGCTGTCTATGCCCGCGTCTCCGAGACAAGAAAACCGCTTATTTTCGAAAACTTTTTTGAAACAATGAGAAAACATTTCATCGTTGCTGTGTTTTCTCCGCAAAAAGGACAGTTTGCCACAGCATTTCTTGATATCACCGAGGCAAAAGAAGCGGAAAAGGCGCTGCGCGAAAACGAGGAGAGATTTCGTCTCATTGTGCAAAATATTCCGGTCATGGTGGATGCTTTCGATGAAAAGGAGAAAATCGTTTTTTGGAACAAGGAGTGTGAGCACGTGACAGGATTTTCCGCCAAGGAAATAGTTGGCAATCCCAATGCACTCAATCTGCTTTATCCTGACAAAAAATATCTCCATTCTTTGCTCAAAGAATGGAAAGAACGAAGAAACCAATTTTCTGGTTGGGAAATGACGCTCACAACTAAAAGTGGCGAAGAACGGGTCATTTCCTGGCATAATATTTCCGCAGAAGTTCCTATTCCTGGCTGGACTTCGTGGTCGATAGGTATTGATATTACTGAACAAAAACACGCCGAGGCTCAAGTAAAAAAATATACGGAAAATCTGGAAAAAATGGTCGCCGAGCGCACGCGCGAGTTGGAAGAAAAAACAAATAAATTAGAGGAATCCCAGAAAGCGCTGACTTATTTACTGGAAGATGTCAATGAATCCCGTAATCAGTTTGAGAATCTAAATGTACGGTTGCAAGAAGCAAATCAGGATCTGGAGTCTTTTGCCTATTCTGTCTCTCACGATTTGCGCGCTCCGCTGCGCCATATCGATGGTTTTTCCCGAATGCTGCTGGAGCAATTTAAAGACAATTTGGAACAACCCGCGCAGCATTATCTGGAAAACATCTCCGACGCGGCGCAGCAAATGGCACAATTAATAGAAAGTCTGTTGCAGTTCTCGCGCATGGGCCGCGTGAGCATGAATTTGAAAAAAGTGGCTATGAATGCGGTCATTAACAACGTTCTTGACAATTTGAAATTTGTAACGGAGCAACGAAAAATTAAATGGCAAATTGATCCATTGCCTGAACCAGAATGTGACGAAATGCTCATTCGTCAGGTCTGGGTAAATCTGATCAGCAATGCACTCAAGTTTACGCGACGCCGTCGCATTGCTAAAATCGAAATCTCCTGCCAGGAAGAAGCCGATCAATTTGTTTTTTCCATCAGAGATAACGGCGTTGGCTTTAACATGAAATTCGCGGACAAATTATTTGGCGTTTTTCAAAGACTCCACAGCAAAAAAGATTTTGAGGGTATCGGAATCGGCCTCGCCAACGTCAAACGAATCGTTCAGCGACACGGCGGAAAAATTTGGGCACAGGCAAAAGTCAACAAGGGGGCGACATTTTATTTCACATTACCAAAAACAGGGAAAGGAAGCAGCGAATGA
- a CDS encoding phosphoesterase, whose amino-acid sequence MNQNNKSETTATQLQRIEEVLSDKKRLLCVLHNYPDPDAMASTMALCYFAREKFGLQTTIAYGGFIGRAENLAMIRELKIHLKQLNRLRLDRYDCIAMLDTQPGAGNNSFPPGQLCHLVFDHHPLRRNSNIIYAIVDNNIGALSTLFVELLTVADIQIPTNLATALSYAIRSETQDLGRETSQRDIDSYLEVYPRANVRKLAKISRPKLSRSYFVTLAKTLHRTISYRQIICAHLGEISAPEIVGEMADLLLRHKRISWSLCSGRFQGDLHLSLRSSNPNARAGNMIQRIVNDKKNSGGHGMFAGGKISIQNMTAEEIVALEMKLSDKLARNLGYKAVSWNPVIGEDEAEKLSE is encoded by the coding sequence ATGAACCAAAACAATAAATCAGAAACCACTGCAACTCAGTTACAGCGGATTGAAGAAGTTTTGTCGGACAAAAAGCGCCTTCTGTGCGTTCTGCACAATTATCCCGATCCCGACGCTATGGCGTCGACGATGGCGCTGTGTTACTTTGCCCGGGAAAAATTTGGTCTGCAAACGACGATTGCTTACGGCGGCTTCATTGGCAGGGCTGAAAATCTCGCCATGATTCGCGAGCTGAAAATTCACCTCAAACAATTGAATCGGTTGCGCCTCGATCGCTACGACTGCATTGCCATGCTGGATACGCAGCCCGGCGCCGGGAATAATTCTTTTCCGCCAGGTCAATTGTGTCATCTCGTTTTCGACCATCATCCGCTGCGGCGCAATTCAAATATCATTTACGCCATTGTCGATAACAATATTGGTGCTTTGTCCACATTGTTTGTTGAATTGCTCACCGTCGCAGACATTCAAATTCCGACGAATCTGGCAACGGCGCTCTCTTACGCTATTCGCTCGGAGACGCAGGATTTGGGACGCGAAACCAGCCAGCGCGACATCGATTCGTATCTTGAGGTTTATCCCAGAGCAAATGTGCGTAAATTGGCAAAAATTTCCCGACCAAAACTGTCACGCTCCTACTTTGTGACGCTGGCGAAAACGCTGCACCGCACGATCAGTTACCGCCAGATTATTTGCGCTCACCTCGGCGAAATTAGCGCTCCCGAGATCGTCGGGGAAATGGCGGATTTGTTGCTGCGGCACAAGCGAATAAGTTGGAGTCTGTGCAGCGGACGTTTTCAGGGAGATTTGCATTTGTCGCTGCGGTCTTCAAACCCCAATGCCAGAGCCGGTAACATGATCCAGCGCATTGTCAACGATAAAAAAAATAGCGGAGGCCACGGCATGTTTGCCGGCGGGAAAATTTCTATCCAAAACATGACGGCCGAGGAGATTGTTGCCCTGGAAATGAAATTGTCCGACAAATTAGCGCGAAATTTGGGCTACAAAGCTGTTTCGTGGAATCCGGTTATTGGCGAGGATGAAGCCGAAAAATTATCTGAGTAG
- a CDS encoding MBL fold metallo-hydrolase produces MSFKISFLGAAENVTGSRYLVEANSKRILIDCGLYQERDLRSRNWDPFPVAPESIDMVLLTHAHLDHCGYLPKLVKDGFQGDIISTQASADIAKIVLLDSAHIQVEDAKFKAKRHKKEGRKGPHPEVPLYNTEDAEATLPLFQPVELETAVHLGDGFEAVFHEAGHILGSTSIELRIRQNGATRKIIFSGDIGRWGTPILEDPTLFTESDYIIMESTYGNRLHDDRSSITKLLEDIINDTDRRGGNIVIPSFAVERSQEVIYYLNNLLMENKIPHLLIFLDSPMAIKVTKIFREHPELFDDEMQKLIKEDDSPFNLPRLKMTRTVDESKAINHVKGTVIIIAGSGMCTGGRIKHHLLANISRRESTILFVGYQAVGTLGRRIVDGDQEVRVLGQYSQVRAKVVQLHGFSAHADKNELLHWLSGLKNPPKQLFITHGEAEAAHEFAKTVREQKGWNVSVPKFQDEVILD; encoded by the coding sequence AAACGCATACTTATTGATTGTGGCCTTTATCAGGAACGTGATTTGCGGAGCCGCAACTGGGACCCGTTTCCGGTAGCGCCGGAGTCGATTGACATGGTTCTATTGACGCACGCCCATCTGGATCACTGCGGTTATTTGCCCAAACTTGTCAAAGATGGATTTCAGGGAGATATTATTTCCACGCAAGCCAGCGCCGATATCGCAAAAATTGTGTTACTGGATTCGGCGCACATTCAAGTTGAAGATGCCAAATTCAAAGCCAAACGACACAAAAAAGAAGGCCGAAAAGGTCCGCATCCGGAAGTGCCGCTGTACAACACTGAAGACGCCGAGGCGACTCTTCCTCTTTTTCAGCCAGTGGAATTGGAAACGGCGGTGCATTTGGGCGACGGATTTGAAGCGGTTTTTCACGAGGCAGGCCATATTTTGGGCTCCACAAGCATCGAACTTCGCATTCGCCAAAACGGCGCCACGCGCAAAATTATCTTTTCCGGTGACATCGGACGTTGGGGAACCCCGATTCTTGAAGATCCGACGCTTTTCACTGAATCCGATTACATCATCATGGAATCCACTTACGGCAATCGTCTTCATGATGACCGATCGAGTATTACGAAATTGCTCGAAGACATCATCAATGACACTGACCGTCGCGGCGGGAATATCGTCATCCCCAGTTTTGCTGTGGAAAGATCACAGGAAGTGATTTACTATCTCAACAATTTGCTCATGGAGAACAAAATTCCCCATCTGCTCATATTTCTCGACAGCCCGATGGCGATCAAGGTCACAAAAATTTTCCGCGAGCATCCGGAGCTTTTCGACGATGAAATGCAAAAATTAATCAAAGAAGACGATTCGCCTTTCAATTTGCCGCGGCTGAAAATGACACGTACAGTCGACGAATCCAAGGCAATTAACCACGTCAAAGGAACGGTGATCATCATCGCGGGTTCCGGCATGTGTACCGGCGGCCGCATCAAACATCACCTCTTAGCAAATATTTCCCGGCGCGAAAGCACAATCTTATTTGTCGGGTACCAGGCGGTCGGCACGCTGGGCAGACGAATTGTGGACGGCGATCAGGAAGTGAGGGTTTTGGGACAGTACTCTCAGGTTCGGGCCAAAGTAGTTCAGTTGCACGGCTTTTCGGCTCATGCCGATAAAAACGAATTGCTGCACTGGCTTTCCGGGTTAAAAAATCCGCCAAAGCAGCTTTTCATCACCCACGGCGAAGCGGAAGCAGCCCATGAATTTGCAAAAACAGTTCGCGAACAAAAAGGCTGGAACGTCTCTGTTCCCAAATTTCAGGACGAAGTCATACTGGATTGA
- a CDS encoding PAS domain S-box protein, translated as MKETEEKISKRESGLSRYFLVVWLILWLCAASFSFLFVFHMVNYGNKKNSAAFQQILLPEIRHTLVWHDFKQLRALLDHLQQMGVIDYFAVSVDYSNSSINFASEQNAPETKQLLQFPIRFVHNDEQDQAIISVGLHNYSWKNYLSENYRVAIPILLVMGLFLGILVYRFVQLSLINPIFHSGNVIKQLITEDVELPPKKISGRTFLFSNPQARQLSDNLSHLAERLKTYRLRERAAQRELAETEENFRLLTETALDIILVHDAEGNITYVNDAGLKLCGYRREEAITKKITDFIPQKFVNEINERSEKGMRSSRQKYLFEIEFINIDGARIPVEVSSSPIFREGKLDGVFIVARDISERKKTEKMLEAYRNHLQELVQKRTAELEEKNNELQRLNKLFVGREFRIKELKEKVVILTEQIKRLTQKIES; from the coding sequence ATGAAAGAAACGGAAGAAAAAATATCAAAACGCGAGTCCGGCCTTTCCCGATATTTTTTAGTCGTATGGTTGATTTTATGGCTTTGTGCGGCATCTTTTTCTTTTCTTTTCGTATTTCACATGGTTAATTATGGCAACAAAAAAAATAGCGCTGCGTTTCAGCAAATTTTGCTACCTGAGATTAGGCACACGCTCGTATGGCACGATTTTAAGCAATTGCGCGCGTTGCTTGATCATTTGCAACAAATGGGCGTGATCGATTATTTCGCAGTTTCAGTGGACTACTCGAACTCGTCAATCAATTTTGCCTCCGAGCAAAACGCACCAGAAACGAAACAACTGCTTCAATTTCCGATTCGCTTTGTGCATAATGACGAGCAGGATCAAGCCATCATCAGCGTTGGTTTGCACAATTATTCGTGGAAAAATTATCTCAGTGAAAATTACCGCGTTGCAATTCCGATTTTATTAGTGATGGGTTTGTTTCTCGGAATCCTTGTGTATCGTTTCGTTCAATTGTCGCTAATCAATCCCATTTTTCACAGCGGAAATGTTATTAAACAATTAATAACCGAAGACGTCGAATTGCCGCCGAAAAAAATTTCCGGCAGAACCTTTCTTTTTTCCAATCCCCAGGCACGCCAACTATCTGATAATTTATCCCATTTAGCCGAACGCCTCAAAACGTACCGTCTTCGCGAACGAGCCGCTCAGCGTGAACTCGCTGAAACCGAGGAAAATTTTCGCTTACTGACAGAGACTGCGCTGGACATTATCCTCGTCCACGACGCGGAAGGGAATATCACCTACGTGAACGACGCCGGTCTCAAGCTCTGCGGCTACAGAAGGGAAGAAGCAATAACCAAAAAAATAACGGACTTCATTCCACAGAAATTTGTCAATGAAATTAATGAACGAAGCGAAAAAGGAATGAGAAGCAGCCGGCAAAAATACTTGTTCGAAATTGAATTTATCAATATCGACGGCGCGCGCATTCCCGTAGAAGTGAGTTCCTCTCCGATTTTTCGCGAGGGAAAACTTGACGGAGTCTTCATTGTGGCACGTGATATTTCAGAGCGTAAAAAAACGGAAAAAATGCTGGAAGCTTATCGGAATCACTTGCAGGAATTGGTGCAAAAACGTACCGCTGAATTAGAAGAAAAAAATAACGAACTGCAACGACTCAATAAATTGTTTGTGGGTAGGGAGTTTCGCATCAAAGAATTAAAAGAAAAAGTGGTAATTTTGACGGAACAAATTAAGCGACTAACGCAGAAGATTGAATCGTGA
- a CDS encoding response regulator: MTDSPKILLAEDDQNDIELTLSALAEVSVPRQEIAVVNDGEEALHYLFRRGKFSKRDKQNPILILLDIKMPKIDGHEVLREVKAHPELKQIPVVMLTSSGMERDINKSYYYGVNAYVVKPVNFSEFQQAVRMLGDFWIKLNKVSQ, from the coding sequence ATGACAGACTCCCCGAAAATTCTCCTCGCAGAAGACGACCAAAATGACATTGAACTCACTCTCTCCGCTCTGGCGGAAGTGAGTGTGCCACGGCAAGAAATCGCTGTCGTTAATGATGGTGAAGAAGCTCTGCATTATCTTTTTCGTCGGGGGAAATTTAGCAAGCGGGATAAACAAAATCCGATTTTAATTTTGTTGGATATCAAAATGCCTAAAATTGATGGGCACGAAGTGCTGCGCGAAGTGAAAGCCCATCCCGAACTCAAACAAATACCGGTGGTTATGCTGACGTCTTCAGGAATGGAACGTGATATTAATAAAAGCTATTACTACGGCGTGAACGCTTACGTGGTTAAACCGGTCAATTTTTCCGAATTTCAACAGGCGGTAAGAATGCTGGGAGATTTTTGGATAAAGCTGAACAAAGTTTCCCAGTAG
- the glgP gene encoding alpha-glucan family phosphorylase: MKKEKKVAYFTMEIALDPGMPTYSGGLGVLAGDTLRSAANLKIPMVAVTLLHRKGYFFQKLDENGNQIEEPIDWQIDDYLEELPVRALVTIENRQVHIRAWRYNVQGFADHSIPVLFLDSDLAENSEFDRTLTHYLYGGDEYYRLCQEIILGIGGVRILRALGYDEIIRFHMNEGHASLLAVELVKEYFDNEKCDTITPKIIKNIRKQCVFTTHTPVPAGHDQFPISLVEKVLNPIELKIIKELDCCDNKLNMTHLALTLSHYVNGVAKKHGEVSREMFPNYVIDSITNGVNVASWASKSMQKLFDKYIAGWREDNFSLRSALSIPNEEIWRAHRAAKEELFLHISEEMNVNFDLDVLTIGFARRAAAYKRADLIFSDLERLFHIHRNVGAIQLIFAGKAHPKDENGKQLIRQLFQAISKIEPEIRVVYLPNYDIELGRLITSGVDIWLNNPIPPLEASGTSGMKAALNGVPSLSVLDGWWIEGCIENVTGWAIGDLQAISDDQRRARDAASLYDKLERVVVPTYYNDRDKFINIMRHAIALNGSFFTTQRMMMQYVLKAYFL; encoded by the coding sequence ATGAAGAAAGAAAAAAAAGTCGCTTACTTCACCATGGAAATCGCGCTGGATCCGGGAATGCCAACGTACAGCGGCGGACTTGGCGTGCTTGCCGGCGACACACTGCGATCCGCGGCGAATTTGAAAATTCCCATGGTGGCAGTCACTTTATTGCACCGGAAGGGTTATTTTTTTCAGAAACTCGACGAGAACGGAAATCAAATCGAAGAGCCTATTGACTGGCAAATCGACGATTATTTGGAAGAATTGCCTGTTCGCGCACTTGTGACAATCGAGAATCGCCAAGTGCACATTCGCGCCTGGCGCTACAACGTCCAGGGATTTGCCGATCACTCGATTCCGGTTCTTTTTTTGGATTCGGACTTGGCGGAAAATTCTGAATTTGACCGTACGCTGACTCATTATTTGTACGGCGGCGATGAATATTATCGATTGTGTCAGGAAATTATTTTGGGCATTGGCGGCGTACGCATCTTGCGTGCGTTGGGCTACGATGAAATTATCCGCTTTCACATGAATGAGGGCCACGCCAGTCTGTTGGCAGTTGAATTGGTGAAAGAGTATTTTGACAATGAAAAATGCGATACTATTACGCCCAAAATAATCAAAAACATTCGCAAGCAATGCGTCTTTACCACGCACACGCCGGTGCCGGCCGGTCACGACCAATTTCCGATTTCGTTAGTGGAGAAAGTTCTCAATCCGATAGAATTAAAAATTATCAAAGAACTTGATTGCTGCGATAACAAGCTGAACATGACCCATCTGGCGCTGACTTTGAGCCATTACGTCAACGGCGTCGCCAAAAAACACGGCGAAGTATCACGGGAAATGTTCCCCAATTACGTTATTGACTCCATTACCAATGGCGTGAATGTCGCTTCCTGGGCGTCGAAATCAATGCAAAAATTATTTGACAAATACATTGCCGGCTGGCGCGAAGACAATTTCAGTTTGCGTTCCGCGTTGAGTATCCCCAATGAGGAAATCTGGCGAGCGCATCGAGCAGCAAAAGAGGAGCTGTTTCTTCACATCAGCGAGGAAATGAATGTCAATTTCGATTTGGATGTCCTGACTATCGGCTTTGCGCGTCGCGCTGCGGCGTACAAACGCGCTGATTTGATTTTTTCCGATCTGGAACGCTTATTTCACATTCATCGCAATGTTGGCGCGATTCAATTAATTTTTGCCGGAAAAGCCCACCCCAAGGACGAGAACGGAAAACAGCTCATCCGGCAATTATTTCAGGCGATCTCGAAAATTGAACCTGAGATCAGAGTTGTCTATCTGCCAAATTACGATATTGAACTGGGCAGGTTAATCACTTCCGGCGTGGACATCTGGCTCAACAATCCGATTCCTCCGCTGGAAGCGTCCGGCACCAGCGGCATGAAAGCGGCGCTCAACGGAGTGCCGTCGCTGAGCGTTTTAGACGGCTGGTGGATCGAAGGCTGCATCGAAAACGTGACCGGCTGGGCAATCGGAGATTTGCAGGCGATTTCGGATGACCAACGTCGCGCCAGAGATGCGGCTTCGCTTTACGATAAATTGGAGCGCGTCGTCGTCCCGACATATTACAACGATCGCGACAAATTCATTAATATCATGCGTCATGCCATCGCATTAAACGGGTCATTTTTCACCACGCAGCGCATGATGATGCAGTATGTTTTGAAAGCATACTTCCTGTAA